From a single Lineus longissimus chromosome 16, tnLinLong1.2, whole genome shotgun sequence genomic region:
- the LOC135500677 gene encoding uncharacterized protein LOC135500677 has translation MSRILRNDNSNQVITVIGNIAESLLNNPDIVKCIRDEEGHCFSNCVDQILQNLDIQHPVGSLLQATARAHHATYSSCSKTLLSMIYYWNRSAETLLDQGVPVEEITRYFQQGVRLCIDELDSIAIQIEAAPSFVSREYRHRQQAKAECHKSRSSHPDPVCNLANLTMFQRQENDRILRSTERTQSNVEEPSNHALSKSKEIGSSNASIFLGNQVNPFGYDTTQCVAMCPIENKFAKAQNCESILKTDHDSDRPETDVWRQSGLSDRSVLGDGTNEGYSSSMKEAALSFCLDGLDCDGALPIMCGDAGDFLHLSPNRCDIAQTDSKTSGDLNSVELQNIRDQDSGVGVNDSDDVSWYFDSATEADGSIIDNDFYAAMANISRVFSTIGGGLNGSRATMEAMFPISRAPVRGQGQNGFQIGQGESGVQLEGHGHSVIPAGDQGHNDANVRSSNQIDVVSHNHSLNSKVKGEGQCDIEMSGQGQNDVKGQTGDEINFNDCAGEENSATANDDMSWYFDQSEMPISRPSMAASSGIDSICQEDQIPTFQPSETKRPSQTGLTSPYSSLKENCHDVDFEDCFAQVEESKILLSGVKTDDDDDDDDDEFGACFEGVKFLERATEDNRRTCAARDSNTGANNLNVAKADDIDEEFDACFEGVKFFDRATKAETRTDANFLSKKYANDSNVNNEVDVCLGSIKTSVCPTCPGVFTTEDCASAGLCSFGKNNWQQNFDSSVMIENRELKDVDSSKSSFETLLGAKIKEKNSGFRNRIQNSCRHFKTFETSIQEMERNTNVSESTSDSVTELSKTEFEKSQSELLESQDESVKSQNATFGTKFDAEAVDFENVLAGKLAEKKKSFEKSVRNSCRHFKSFETSVQSMNKSLSSVQELEKSARGNLASTGESLASDVLQIMDSDDVSWYFDSAQGPRKNAENIECFQTSAVKSNQHLSKSKAFNKSCAESKTVRKTDSIEEDFQISSPGNREIRPQDWSTGLMEENCKKGLSVEKIGEKGLNVEKIGEKGLSVEKIGEKGLKVEKIGEKGLSVEKYRCCQEVNEILDSLCEGLGHGDPIGMGLAVEVYRRQLDQEVSEAERFPRFDLNKVHTCHVPSIGLKDPAIVSGFGLEVDVLQLTALQKQARHWVIMINGDLTPSSRHQGYNARQKTSQVAESGQESGDTWLTKTLSIIQKLNINTILVKGSSNPDLLSICLSRDIAILDHTPYKILHAISMATNTEPLSYITDATKVNVTSEVTVRPYRDDWMCCLSSRAYVCIELPLPIQTVMFCHPCKAVGILREESFWHCANRLANTVSSNRVLPGSGETEKLVLKLLENGQDTSYRSAIFEGIALGFRDYVEKVASNSYNIFVQAGISHEDVSRDIRNPSQEVNQEITEVMQNSVQTFTDSSSKDVPNCVTLSDTSDTPVKMSKYFDANSCNQSVLSHRGTEQLDLDVLGNHTRLVFDDYLAKREAWQTAADFVCGILQTDMYVVTGLGDSESRARHSVLGLL, from the exons ATGTCTCGAATTCTCCGAAATGACAACAGCAATCAAGTCATTACTGTCATTG GCAATATAGCTGAGTCTCTGCTGAACAATCCAGATAT tgtGAAGTGTATTAGAGATGAGGAAGGTCACTGTTTTTCCAACTGTGTTGATCAGATTTTGCAGAATCTGGATATTCAG catcCTGTTGGTTCACTGCTGCAGGCGACAGCTCGGGCCCACCATGCCACGTATAGTTCATGCAGCAAAACGTTACTCTCCATGATATATTATTGGAATCGTTCAGCCGAGACCCTTTTGGATCAG GGAGTACCGGTGGAAGAGATTACGCGATACTTCCAACAGGGTGTCCGGCTGTGTATCGATGAGTTGGATTCAATTGCGATCCAAATTGAGGCAGCCCCATCTTTTGTCAGCCGCGAGTATCGCCATCGCCAACAGGCCAAAGCTGAATGTCACAAATCTCGCTCAAGTCATCCTGATCCTGTTTGTAATCTTGCAAATTTGACAATGTTCCAACGACAAGAAAACGATAGAATACTCCGATCTACAGAACGAACCCAAAGCAATGTTGAAGAACCCTCAAATCATGCTCTCTCAAAAAGCAAGGAAATTGGTTCCAGTAATGCCTCAATTTTCCTTGGCAACCAGGTCAACCCGTTTGGTTACGATACAACACAGTGTGTTGCCATGTGtccaattgaaaacaagtttgcAAAAGCGCAGAACTGTGAAAGTATTTTGAAAACTGATCATGATTCTGATAGGCCAGAAACCGATGTTTGGCGACAAAGTGGTCTGAGTGATAGGTCTGTGTTGGGTGACGGGACGAACGAAGGCTACTCGTCCAGTATGAAGGAAGCAGCTCTCTCATTTTGCCTTGATGGTTTAGACTGTGACGGGGCTCTGCCCATCATGTGTGGTGATGCAGGGGACTTTTTGCATTTATCTCCTAATCGTTGCGACATTGCCCAAACTGATTCGAAAACATCTGGAGATCTAAATTCTGTCGAGTTGCAGAATATCCGAGACCAGGATTCTGGTGTCGGCGTAAATGATTCGGACGATGTATCTTGGTACTTTGATAGCGCAACTGAGGCCGACGGTTCCATAATTGACAACGATTTCTACGCTGCAATGGCCAATATCTCTCGGGTCTTTAGTACGATTGGTGGGGGCTTGAACGGCTCACGGGCAACAATGGAAGCCATGTTTCCAATATCTAGAGCACcagtcagaggtcaaggtcagaatgGTTTCCAAAtaggtcaaggtgaaagtggTGTTCAACTTGAAGGTCATGGTCACAGTGTCATTCCAGCTGGAGATCAAGGTCATAATGATGCCAATGTGAGAAGTTCTAATCAGATTGATGTTGTGTCGCATAACCATAGTTTGAATTCGAAGGTGAAGGGTGAAGGTCAGTGTGACATTGAGATGagtggtcaaggtcaaaatgatGTAAAAGGTCAAACTGGTGATGAAATCAACTTCAATGACTGTGCAGGAGAAGAAAACAGTGCTACAGCAAATGATGACATGTCTTGgtattttgaccaatcagaaatgcCAATATCTCGTCCATCCATGGCCGCATCTTCGGGCATAGATTCAATTTGTCAAGAAGATCAAATTCCCACGTTTCAACCATCCGAGACAAAGCGTCCGTCGCAAACAGGTCTAACTTCTCCTTACAGTAGtcttaaagaaaattgtcatgaCGTTGATTTTGAAGATTGCTTTGCACAAGTAGAAGAGTCTAAAATTTTACTCTCTGGTGTCaaaacagatgatgatgatgatgatgatgatgatgaatttggTGCATGTTTTGAGGGGGTGAAATTCTTGGAGAGGGCAACTGAGGATAACCGAAGGACTTGTGCTGCACGTGATTCAAATACAGGTGCAAATAATCTAAATGTTGCCAAGGCAGATGACATCGATGAAGAATTTGATGCCTGTTTTGAGGGTGTGAAATTCTTTGATAGGGCAACTAAGGCTGAGACGAGGACAGATGCAAATTTTCTTTCAAAGAAATATGCAAAtgattcaaatgtaaacaatgaAGTTGACGTCTGCTTGGGATCAATCAAGACGTCTGTGTGTCCAACTTGTCCCGGTGTGTTTACAACTGAAGATTGTGCGTCTGCAGGGCTGTGTTCATTTGGGAAGAATAATTGGCAACAAAATTTCGATTCAAGTGTTATGATTGAAAATCGAGAATTGAAAGATGTTGATTCttctaagagtagttttgaaaCTCTCCTCGGTGctaaaattaaagaaaaaaactCTGGATTTAGAAATAGAATTCAAAACTCCTGCCGGCATTTCAAAACATTCGAAACATCCATTCAAGAAATGGAGAGGAACACCAATGTGTCTGAGTCGACTTCTGACTCTGTTACCGAATTATCAAAAACTGAGTTTGAGAAATCTCAAAGTGAGTTACTTGAATCTCAAGATGAGAGCGTTAAATCTCAAAATGCGACATTTGGGACTAAGTTCGATGCAGAAGctgttgattttgaaaatgtcctggcGGGAaaacttgcagaaaagaaaaaatCCTTTGAAAAGAGTGTTCGAAATTCGTGCAGACATTTTAAATCTTTTGAAACATCTGTGCAATCAATGAACAAAAGTTTATCCTCTGTTCAAGAATTGGAAAAGTCCGCTCGGGGAAATTTAGCTTCAACTGGCGAATCTTTAGCTTCAGATGTGCTCCAGATTATGGATTCTGATGATGTATCATGGTATTTTGATTCTGCTCAGGGTCCAAGAAAAAATGCAGAAAATATTGAATGTTTTCAGACAAGTGCCGTTAAGAGCAACCAGCATTTGTCAAAATCGAAGGCGTTTAACAAATCGTGTGCAGAATCAAAAACTGTAAGAAAAACAGACAGTATTGAGGAGGATTTTCAAATATCGTCGCCAGGCAATCGCGAAATTAGGCCCCAGGATTGGTCCACGGGATTGATGGAGGAAAATTGCAAAAAGGGACTTAGTGTTGAGAAAATTGGCGAAAAGGGACTTAATGTTGAGAAAATAGGTGAAAAGGGACTTAGTGTTGAGAAAATTGGTGAAAAGGGACTCAAGGTTGAGAAAATAGGTGAAAAGGGACTTAGTGTTGAGAAATACAGGTGTTGCCAAGAAGTGAATGAAATTCTGGACTCCCTCTGTGAAGGACTTGGCCATGGTGACCCCATCGGAATgggcctggctgtggaggtctACAGGAGACAACTGGACCAAGAGGTCAGTGAAGCCGAACGCTTTCCAAG GTTTGATCTCAACAAGGTACACACATGTCACGTCCCATCCATAGGCCTCAAGGACCCTGCCATTGTGTCAGGATTTGGTTTGGAGGTGGACGTTTTACAGCTGACAGCCCTGCAGAAACAGGCACGACATTGGGTCATC ATGATCAACGGTGATCTGACACCTTCATCCAGACACCAAGGATACAATGCAAGGCAAAAGACCTCACAAGTGGCTGAGTCGGGTCAAGAATCTGGAGATACTTGGCTGACCAAGACCTTGTCAATTATTCAAAAG TTGAATATCAACACCATTCTCGTCAAAGGTTCCTCCAACCCTGATCTACTTTCCATCTGCCTCTCCCGTGATATTGCCATCCTCGACCATACCCCCTACAAGATCCTCCATGcaatttccatggcaaccaacaCAGAGCCATTAAGTTACATCACAGATGCTACAAAG GTGAATGTGACATCTGAAGTAACGGTCCGTCCCTATAGAGACGACTGGATGTGCTGTCTGAGCAGTAGGGCCTATGTCTGCATTGAGCTGCCACTTCCCATTCAG ACTGTCATGTTCTGCCACCCATGCAAAGCAGTCGGCATTCTCCGCGAGGAAAGTTTCTGGCATTGTGCCAACCGTCTCGCGAATACTGTATCTTCAAACCGCGTTCTTCCCGGTTCTGGAGAAACGGAGAAACTGGTTCTGAAACTGTTAGAAAACGGTCAAGATACGTCGTACAGATCTGCCATCTTCGAAGGAATCGCGCTAGGATTTCGGGACTATGTTGAGAAAGTGGCTTCGAATTCATATAACATATTCGTCCAAGCAGGTATATCACATGAGGATGTGTCCAGAGACATAAGAAATCCGTCCCAGGAGGTTAATCAGGAAATCACAGAAGTGATGCAGAATTCCGTCCAAACTTTCACAGACTCTAGCAGCAAAGATGTTCCAAACTGTGTAACTCTGTCCGATACCTCTGATACTCCTGTGAAAATGTCTaagtattttgatgcaaattcTTGCAATCAATCCGTCCTAAGTCATCGTGGAACTGAGCAACTAGATTTAGACGTTTTAGGCAATCATACTCGTCTAGTTTTTGACGACTATTTAGCCAAGAGAGAAGCGTGGCAAACGGCTGCTGATTTCGTCTGCGGAATTCTTCAGACTGATATGTATGTTGTTACAGGCTTGGGAGACAGTGAATCTCGTGCAAGGCATTCAGTCCTTGGGCTTCTGTAA